CTTCACTGCCTCCTGAAGTTCCACCATTTCCGCTGCAACCAGCCACAATAATGGCCATAATTAGGGTTATAATCTGTACACTAATCCATTTTTTATTGTTTTTCCCTCTGCCTCTCACCCGTATGACTCCCCTTCTAGTACATTTTATATAATAGTAGAACGTTCTCCCGCATGAAAAAAGATATGTACACGGTATGTATTTACGCTGTATTTACTTTCGTAAGTATTACGAATAACAAAAATTAATTTATCGTAATCCTTACGATTTGTCAATTACTATTTTCTTAATTTGCTATTAACTTATCTACCTCTTCTTTCCCACACAAAAAAAGCCAGAGAACTATGCTCTGGCTTAGAATCGATCATATGATTATGCTTTTGGTGCGATCATTTTGGCTGGAACTACATACTCCTCAAATTGTTCTTCTGTCAGCAGTCCTGTTTCCAGAGCTGCTTCCTTTAATGAGAGGCCTTTCTTATGCGCCAGCTTAGCAATGCTTGCCGCGTTCTCATATCCAATATGCGGATTAAGCGCGGTCACCAGCATCAGAGAGTTATTCAGATTGTGTTCAATCTGTGAGCGGTTCGGTTCAATGCCGATTGCACATTTGTCGTTGAATGCAATAATGGAGTCCGCCAGCAATTGAACAGACTGCAAGAAGTTATAGATTATGACCGGCTTAAATACATTCAGCTCAAAATTGCCTTGGCTTGCAGCAAAACCGATTGCCGCATCATTCCCCATGACTTGAGTTACAACCATAGTCAGCGCTTCGCTCTGTGTCGGGTTTACTTTACCTGGCATGATGGAGCTGCCCGGCTCATTCTCAGGGATGGTGATCTCACCAAGTCCACTGCGCGGACCACTCGCAAGCCAGCGTACATCATTAGCAATCTTCATTAGATCGGCTGCTAATGCCTTGACAGCACCATGAGTGTAAACGACTTCGTCATGACTTGTCAGGGCGTGGAATTTATTCGGTGCCGATACAAAATCTTTACCCGTAATGCTGCTAATTTCGGCAGCTGTCATTTCACCAAATTTAGGATGGGCATTAATTCCTGTTCCAACAGCTGTTCCGCCGATAGCGAGCTCCTTCATAGATTCTACACTCGTCTTGATCATTCGCTCGCTCTTGGCCAGCATCGCTTCCCAGCCGCTAATTTCTTGTCCTAATGTAATTGGAGTTGCATCCTGCAAATGAGTACGGCCAATCTTGATAATATCCTGGAACTCTTCTGATTTCTTGCGGAATGTTTCTTTCAGGACAGAGATCGCAGGAAGGAGCTGATCCTCAACTGCCAGTACACCTGCAACATGCAGTGCTGTTGGAAACGTATCGTTAGAGCTCTGTGACATATTTACATGATCATTCGGATGAAGACGCTCCTCTTTGCCTTGCTCAGCAAGCCACTTATTACCCAGATTAGCAATAACCTCATTCGTGTTCATGTTGGACTGTGTTCCGCTACCGGTCTGCCATACAACCAGCGGGAAATGATCGTCAATGCGTCCTGCAAGAATCTCGTCCGCTGCATAACGGATGGCCGCTGCTTTGTCCTCGGACAATTTGCCGAGCTTCAGGTTGCTCTCAGCCGCGCTTTTTTTCAGTATTGCAAAAGCCCGAATCACTTCAATTGGCATCTTCTCTTGCCCGATCGGGAAGTTCTCCTTGCTGCGCTGCGTTTGTGCACCCCATAAGCGGTCAGCAGGTACCTTCATTTCACCCAATGTGTCTTTCTCGATGCGATATTCCACTTGCAACTCCTCCTTAGGTATATGAGATAGGATGTTGTATCATCATGGCATATAGATTCGGCGTTACTTTGGATTCACAATATACAGGCGGCTTGACTCCTCAAAGATCTCTCCAGGTTCAAGGGCAACAAGACCAATCTCTTCGGAAGATCGTCCTGATACATTCGGCGCATTGACCAGATTCATTTGAGGTTCCGGACAGAAGAACTGCTCACATGCATTGTTGTTCCAGATCATCCAGTGCTTATAAGATGTGCCTACATCATACACAAGCTTGGTTCCGGATATCGTGTTCGTCAGCTCCATGTAATTCCGTCCGTTCTGCGGCTCTGCCGTGTAATGGTTGTCCATGGAAGCAAAATAGGGGCTTACTCCTTCCGTCTTCAGCAGCACTTCCTCATCGGTCAGAGGCTGTGTATTGCCTGTTGGAAGATTGCGTTCATTCAGCTCTATCCGCTGTCCAATCGTCGCTTTGGCCACATAATCCGCTGCTGTGCTATTCGGTTCAAACGGCGCATTAATGGCGGTATGGAAGGCAA
This sequence is a window from Paenibacillus urinalis. Protein-coding genes within it:
- the fumC gene encoding class II fumarate hydratase, yielding MEYRIEKDTLGEMKVPADRLWGAQTQRSKENFPIGQEKMPIEVIRAFAILKKSAAESNLKLGKLSEDKAAAIRYAADEILAGRIDDHFPLVVWQTGSGTQSNMNTNEVIANLGNKWLAEQGKEERLHPNDHVNMSQSSNDTFPTALHVAGVLAVEDQLLPAISVLKETFRKKSEEFQDIIKIGRTHLQDATPITLGQEISGWEAMLAKSERMIKTSVESMKELAIGGTAVGTGINAHPKFGEMTAAEISSITGKDFVSAPNKFHALTSHDEVVYTHGAVKALAADLMKIANDVRWLASGPRSGLGEITIPENEPGSSIMPGKVNPTQSEALTMVVTQVMGNDAAIGFAASQGNFELNVFKPVIIYNFLQSVQLLADSIIAFNDKCAIGIEPNRSQIEHNLNNSLMLVTALNPHIGYENAASIAKLAHKKGLSLKEAALETGLLTEEQFEEYVVPAKMIAPKA